One stretch of Gammaproteobacteria bacterium DNA includes these proteins:
- a CDS encoding HDOD domain-containing protein, with amino-acid sequence MLEAADDSGLVTEDILKSFYPLAALYPDELSLLAETTPKVCARKGRTLVEWGESDQQAFYLLKGKFLLIPEDGHSYIIEAGTDKARHPISHLDPHKYTIKCLTYVEFFRVANHVIDNLISTGCSGEQVENMDFSDSALNSRVFRDIYADIQTGNLHIPTLPKIAMEIQRAIRDDVSLGNLELMLQADAALAAVLLRTANSPLYRVGQPVLTLEQAILRLGLNMVRNLVLHHCLLNVYKSQVPHIHQLMKYAWTHSAEVAALSYVVALETGRFNPEQALLMGLMHDIGMVPILMYAENYPELVQFPEQVEELVQTLHGDVGAAVLSKWDFPDEFITVAREADDWLRDPGPQADYCDVVLVAQLHAFIGQKKEKVKALVGGDLVSLNQVPAFNKLGLTEYSPEHGITILANANHRLAPVKQLLGIQ; translated from the coding sequence ATGCTGGAAGCGGCAGACGATTCCGGGTTGGTCACTGAGGATATTTTAAAATCGTTCTATCCTCTTGCTGCGCTATACCCGGATGAGTTGTCTTTACTAGCGGAAACGACCCCAAAAGTGTGTGCACGCAAAGGACGCACGCTGGTGGAGTGGGGGGAGTCGGATCAGCAGGCTTTTTACTTGCTTAAGGGTAAATTCCTGCTTATTCCGGAAGACGGGCACAGCTATATCATTGAAGCGGGAACCGACAAGGCGCGGCACCCCATTTCTCATTTAGATCCCCACAAATATACTATTAAATGTTTGACTTATGTGGAGTTTTTCCGTGTTGCCAACCATGTGATCGATAATCTCATAAGTACCGGCTGTTCCGGCGAACAAGTGGAAAACATGGATTTCAGTGACTCGGCACTGAATAGTCGTGTGTTCAGGGACATTTATGCTGATATTCAAACCGGAAATTTGCATATTCCGACCCTGCCAAAAATTGCCATGGAAATTCAAAGGGCCATCCGTGACGATGTGAGCTTGGGTAATCTGGAGCTAATGCTACAAGCCGATGCCGCATTGGCCGCTGTATTGCTGCGTACGGCAAACAGCCCTCTGTATCGCGTCGGTCAACCGGTATTAACCTTGGAGCAGGCCATATTACGGTTAGGGTTGAATATGGTTCGAAATCTTGTTTTGCACCATTGTTTGCTAAATGTCTACAAAAGCCAGGTACCACACATCCATCAACTGATGAAGTATGCTTGGACACATAGCGCGGAAGTTGCTGCTTTGTCCTATGTGGTTGCTTTAGAAACCGGTCGCTTTAACCCGGAACAAGCACTGTTAATGGGATTGATGCATGATATTGGTATGGTTCCTATACTGATGTACGCGGAAAACTATCCTGAGCTGGTTCAATTTCCGGAACAGGTTGAAGAGCTTGTACAGACACTTCACGGTGATGTCGGCGCAGCCGTGTTATCAAAATGGGATTTTCCCGACGAATTTATCACAGTTGCCAGGGAGGCCGATGATTGGTTACGTGACCCCGGGCCGCAAGCGGACTATTGCGATGTGGTTCTGGTTGCCCAACTACACGCGTTTATTGGGCAGAAAAAAGAAAAAGTAAAAGCCTTGGTCGGTGGGGATCTGGTATCATTAAATCAGGTACCGGCATTTAACAAACTTGGTCTGACTGAGTATAGTCCTGAGCATGGTATCACTATCCTGGCCAATGCCAATCACCGCTTGGCCCCGGTGAAGCAATTATTGGGTATACAATAA
- a CDS encoding thioredoxin fold domain-containing protein, whose amino-acid sequence MPYTRILLVLLTISVILPVSAQESVDSASKFIEFDDTPLIEDIVLPDWFKLSFLELDADIEDLVQGKKQGLILYFGQKDCPYCKTHLEKNWRDRGIVSYTREHFDVVAIDVLGQRAVVDVKGRRHASEKAFANSLKTQFTPTLLFYDGTGKEVLRLSGYYPPYQFRAALEYVADRHYRRETLRDYLKRAEGVAGFDESELNTHPSFSSPPYALQRNRFNASQPLIVFFEQASCHACDVLHSGPLADPGIRKQLQGFEVVQLDMDAETAVVTPEGTRSTARAWARDLGLYYAPTLVFYNESGSEIMRVDSVIRFYRLKNLLTYVSSRAYETEPSFQVWRQKTRSRKSRLESGRP is encoded by the coding sequence ATGCCGTACACACGCATTCTGTTAGTATTACTGACCATTTCCGTCATTTTGCCCGTTTCGGCGCAAGAAAGTGTTGACTCAGCCTCCAAGTTCATTGAATTCGATGATACCCCCCTGATAGAAGATATTGTACTGCCCGACTGGTTTAAGTTGAGTTTCCTGGAGCTGGATGCCGATATTGAAGATCTCGTACAAGGGAAAAAACAAGGGTTGATACTGTATTTTGGCCAAAAAGATTGCCCCTACTGCAAAACCCACTTAGAGAAAAATTGGCGCGACAGGGGTATTGTATCTTATACACGGGAACACTTTGATGTGGTTGCCATTGATGTTTTGGGACAGCGCGCGGTGGTGGATGTCAAAGGCCGCAGACACGCCTCCGAAAAAGCGTTTGCCAATTCACTGAAAACCCAGTTTACTCCCACATTGTTGTTTTATGATGGGACGGGAAAAGAAGTTTTGCGTCTATCCGGTTATTACCCGCCTTATCAGTTCAGGGCGGCATTGGAATACGTGGCAGACAGGCATTATAGGCGCGAAACGCTGAGAGACTATTTGAAACGCGCTGAAGGTGTGGCCGGATTTGATGAAAGCGAGCTAAACACGCACCCCAGTTTCAGCAGTCCGCCCTACGCATTGCAACGCAATCGCTTTAATGCCTCGCAACCCTTAATTGTGTTTTTTGAACAGGCTAGTTGTCATGCTTGTGATGTTTTACACAGTGGTCCCCTTGCGGATCCGGGCATACGTAAACAACTGCAGGGATTTGAAGTGGTGCAATTAGATATGGATGCTGAAACAGCGGTTGTGACGCCAGAGGGTACGCGCAGCACTGCCAGGGCTTGGGCTCGGGACTTAGGGTTATATTATGCGCCTACACTGGTCTTTTATAATGAATCCGGTAGCGAGATTATGCGTGTGGATTCTGTTATACGATTTTATCGTCTCAAGAACCTGCTGACCTACGTCTCAAGTCGGGCTTATGAAACCGAGCCCAGTTTTCAGGTTTGGAGACAAAAAACCCGCAGTCGCAAGTCCAGGTTGGAATCCGGCAGGCCTTGA
- a CDS encoding AAA family ATPase translates to MNIATRLLNPDCYPHPVSTLKLVETHVSWVVLTGQFAYKIKKPLNLGFLDYSTLEKRHHCCEEELRLNRRLAQPLYLSVEPITETVNGVVRIKGHGAVVEYAVKMRQFAQQDQFDELLAAAQLKPRHIFSLAKRLAQFHQHAAVAPTASPWGNLEAVVEPMLENFQQLAQLSQSQTDTTRLTTLQRRTQAEINNLKPLLNKRKTQGFVRECHGDLHLRNIAMHDDALLIFDCIEFNDNLRWIDVMSELAFTVMDLYDRERADLAMLLLNAYLEFSGDYQGVPLLRFYLVYRAMVRAKVAAIRARQTESPDVKTQAEQQAHHYIELAQQFYQKTRPALIICHGLSGSGKTTYSESLVPLLQALRIRSDIERKRLAGLDALQSSGSDGNRGIYSATMTQKTYRVLLELSDTLLKAGWPVIVDAAFLKWKERFEFRQLAAKLEVPFLILDFPTPTSLLNQRIMERLAHGQDASEATPAVLQQQLQWQEPLDDTEKAASVNTLVTDAKQLSQTMRHSF, encoded by the coding sequence ATGAATATTGCGACCCGATTACTGAATCCCGATTGTTATCCGCATCCTGTGTCCACCTTAAAATTGGTGGAAACCCACGTTTCTTGGGTGGTTTTAACCGGTCAATTCGCATACAAAATCAAAAAGCCTCTCAATCTGGGCTTTCTGGACTATTCCACTCTGGAAAAACGGCATCATTGCTGCGAAGAAGAGTTGCGACTGAACCGGCGTTTGGCACAACCCCTCTATTTGAGTGTCGAACCTATTACAGAAACTGTAAATGGAGTTGTACGCATCAAGGGGCATGGTGCGGTGGTGGAATATGCAGTGAAAATGCGTCAATTTGCCCAGCAGGATCAATTTGACGAACTGTTGGCTGCGGCGCAATTAAAACCCCGGCACATCTTTTCACTGGCTAAGCGCCTGGCACAGTTTCATCAACACGCTGCTGTCGCCCCAACCGCCTCGCCCTGGGGAAATCTTGAAGCCGTAGTCGAACCAATGCTGGAGAATTTTCAACAACTGGCCCAGCTGTCGCAAAGTCAAACCGACACCACCCGACTCACCACATTGCAACGCCGCACTCAAGCGGAAATCAATAATCTCAAACCATTGTTAAATAAAAGAAAAACCCAAGGATTCGTACGGGAATGCCATGGGGATCTACACCTTCGCAATATCGCCATGCACGACGACGCCTTGCTTATTTTCGACTGCATCGAGTTTAACGACAATTTACGCTGGATTGATGTTATGAGTGAGCTGGCCTTCACCGTCATGGATTTGTACGACCGGGAGCGAGCCGATTTGGCTATGTTATTACTCAATGCCTACCTTGAATTCAGTGGCGATTATCAAGGTGTGCCCCTGCTGCGATTTTATCTGGTCTATCGAGCCATGGTCCGAGCCAAAGTCGCCGCTATTCGAGCCCGGCAAACAGAGTCGCCCGACGTTAAAACCCAAGCTGAGCAACAAGCTCACCACTATATCGAGCTGGCTCAACAGTTTTACCAAAAAACTCGACCTGCATTAATCATCTGCCACGGATTGTCCGGCAGCGGCAAAACCACCTACAGCGAATCATTGGTTCCTCTACTGCAAGCACTACGAATCCGTTCGGATATTGAACGCAAACGTCTGGCAGGATTGGACGCCTTGCAAAGTAGCGGATCAGACGGCAACCGGGGAATATATTCAGCGACAATGACGCAAAAAACCTACCGGGTTTTGTTGGAGCTAAGTGACACCCTGCTAAAGGCAGGCTGGCCGGTAATAGTGGACGCGGCGTTTTTAAAATGGAAGGAGCGATTCGAATTTCGACAACTGGCGGCAAAATTGGAGGTGCCATTCCTCATTTTGGACTTTCCTACTCCAACATCGTTATTAAACCAACGCATTATGGAACGCCTGGCCCACGGTCAAGATGCTTCCGAAGCAACGCCGGCAGTATTGCAACAACAACTCCAGTGGCAAGAACCTTTGGACGACACAGAAAAAGCCGCTTCCGTAAATACGCTTGTCACAGACGCGAAACAACTGAGTCAAACCATGAGGCACTCTTTTTAA